The sequence below is a genomic window from Lolium perenne isolate Kyuss_39 chromosome 7, Kyuss_2.0, whole genome shotgun sequence.
TTATTAGAAAAAAGAATTTTTGACTTACACCCCACACAGCAGGCGACTCTCTGAAGTTCTGACTCCATTGAAAATCTCCAACTGATGCTGTCAATGCCCCATAGTCACTTGCTGCTTTCAGAAGTAGCTCTGAGAATTGTTTCTGAGGAGAAGCAAGCACAGTGAGTAAGAGAATGTGTTCCGCTCAGAAAACAACACATTTAGCACAGAAATCCCCTAAGCAGATGCAGCTATTGTAAAAACACGCATAATTAAAAAACTGGATGTACTACCTCcattccaaaataattgtcgCAGCTTTGTCCAAATACAGATGTATCTAGAAGCATTTCATGTGTAGATGATATCCGTATCTAGATAAAGATGCAATACTTCTTTTGGAACAGAGGGAGTGGGTTGCTACTTGCTACAACATTTTCAGTTTGAATGTGCAAGTTCATGAAAGAATTGTGTATTTTCTGTAAAAATCAGAAGTTAAAAATGATCAAGAACCTGACCTGGTATTCAGCTTCAACAGGAATGCAATCAAGCGAGTAAGGCTGTTGCAGACGGGCAATAATGCGGTCCTGATAGAAAAGGTTTGTTACTTTAATATTCGGCTCTTGCAAATTGATATATTTATATAGTATTTGGGGCAGCCAATAGCACAGGCAGAAATTTCTTCACGCAATAATCTGagtgagaaagaaagaaaactAATGAATTCCGACTTACAATACCTTGTTTTGAATAACATCTTTCAAAATAGCTGTAATTCTGGCCAAAGATTCACACTTCTTTTCCATTTCACTAACATGAGTCAAATGAGCAATGTTTTTATCATCCTGCGATAATCAAAAGTCATAAATATGATCAACGAAGATAATACACACAAGACAAAAGCCCTGAAATCAGATACAATATGAATATGCCAGCATTTGGAGATGATATAGATAAATCCAACTCTATGAGTATGATTGAAATATAAATTGGATGCCCGcactttatttgctatgaatCACAATGTCACATATTAATAGGACATAAACAGCCTCAAGTTTTATCAACACCAGCTGCATTTAGAGAGAGTTGGATACTTTGACTCATTTTTCAAACATCAAGAATAGTTAAAGTAAGTTTAAACACGTACCGGATATATGGACAGATATAAAATCAAATACTTTCACCTAAGAGGAAAAATTATCCATGTTGTATGCTCTTATAGCAATGACATATTCCCCGTAATAGTAAAAGTGTACATATTGATACAGACAAATGAATCTCCATGAGATTTAATTAGAGAATGAAAAGGGTATTCACTACGTCAAGACAAAGTGGTGAAATATCAAAGCGGTGATCTATCAAAGCACTACTGTGTAGTAAGTGATCTGAAaaggtaacaacaacaacaagtaaaAAATTACAGAGTTAGTATAACATTCAGGTACTAACAGCGGATTGTCAATCCATTACCTTTCTGCCCTGTAGCTCCACCTGCAAATTGGCGATATTCCGTTGCACAACAGTCAGCTCCCTTAGTACCTTAACCAGGTCATCACTTTTGTCCGAGGTGCTCTGATCTTCCTGAAATGGCAAGAAATCATAAAGACTTAAAGAAATACACATGTCCATATTCTGCAAAATACAAATTTGCGCGAGTTGCTAATCCATGAGATAGAGTGACATACATTTCGTAACACAGCAGTAGAGGGAGCCTGACACGGCATTCTTAGCTAACAGTTTCAGATGGGTTACATCAAGCTCCGAGATAGCTAGGTTTCAATCGCTAACAACCCCTATCTTATGCTGCTCGCGCCGACCTAGATGCGGAAATTGCGGCAATATGCTTTCTAATTCAGGAGCGGCACTTTGTTCGAAACCTACATTTCACAATCCCCGACGAACAAATTACCTAAAAAATGAACAACAATTCGATCGGGAGGTTCGGATCTCGCGGAGTGGCGGGGGACGGGACGAAAATGACTGGGGCAGGATCTGGGAGGAGAAGTTAATCGAGAAGAGGCGGGGGGAAGGGGTGGGGGGTTAACCTGCGCGGGAGGGGCCGGGAAGCCGAGGTCCCCGGCGATGGCGAGCGCCTCCGCCATGCCGCCCAGCCGCTTCGCCGGCTTCTGCGCCGCCGCCATGGCCTCTTCGGCAACGGGCGCGTAGGCTTTAGGGTTTGGTGAGTTGGTGCGTGTTTCGCTTTCGCCTCGCCGGCCGGTTGAGCTTTTGCTCTCTGAGACTCTCGGCTGCCGATTTTGAACCAAGATGCCTCCAAATGTCCAAGTACTACAGCTGAGCTGCCCTATGCTCTTCATGGCGGATTTTGACAAAAATAACCTTTTTCTATAAAAAAAACACAGACTGACCCTCTGGTCAAACAATTTTACTCATCTAACTCTTTTATGTGGCGCTCTTTTCATCGGCGCCACACCTTactgtgtggtgcccatgcgagcGGCGTCACACATCCATCCGACGTGGCGTGGTCGACGCTGACCagccgacgtggcaggatgtgtggcgtcgttctcatcggcgccacacattgaaAGTGTCGCGCCGCTCGGAAAGGCGCCACACATCTACTTATGTGTGGCGCCGTGAGCCGCCTCAGCCCGACCCAGTCCATCATCTCTGTTTCTTCTTCGACTCAAGAACACCCCCGTGGTTCCTCT
It includes:
- the LOC127314587 gene encoding AUGMIN subunit 2; amino-acid sequence: MAAAQKPAKRLGGMAEALAIAGDLGFPAPPAQEDQSTSDKSDDLVKVLRELTVVQRNIANLQVELQGRKDDKNIAHLTHVSEMEKKCESLARITAILKDVIQNKDRIIARLQQPYSLDCIPVEAEYQKQFSELLLKAASDYGALTASVGDFQWSQNFRESPAVWGEMLRPIPAALASCTRFFEAMSAMRESFSTLQALRVGHSSLSMTAGGASDDSKFLTPPQWREGSMLNSWKQVDDANSESDGLDSVNQRRLSWPSSVNRDL